A genomic region of Thunnus albacares chromosome 2, fThuAlb1.1, whole genome shotgun sequence contains the following coding sequences:
- the LOC122999833 gene encoding zinc finger protein 883-like isoform X14, which translates to MSSVESLREFINERLTAAAEEIFGVFQKTIVDYEEEINRQRRLLDIIWKPEIKLHRIELPQQHVCKEEEVLADQQLCNQERNSSLDQEDPEPPQIKEEQEELCTSLEGEQLVLKQEESDYSEDQTLDWSPDETQSAAEKEHVVSMSVKSSVVPNSDDRLLSHISHVAESQGHKRGKGVDSGSTRNLETKPQKRHHKSKSHSDNVCNTTMSKIQLDTQTGKKVLKCDTCGKAFKYVSQLNRHHRVHTGEKPYSCNSCERRFSLAGALKVHMRVHTGEKPYPCNTCGKRFSQITKVKKHMKTHTREKPYPCNICEKRFSHLGILKVHMRVHTGEKPYPCNTCEKRFSHLCALHNHMRIHTGEKPYPCNTCEKSFSQLGALKVHKRIHTGEKPYPCNTCEKRFADLSAWKRHMRIHTGEKPYPCNTCEKKFSHMCALQKHMRIHTGERPYPCNTCEKRFSELGALKVHMRVHTGEKPYPCNICDKRFSQLVVLQTHMRIHTGEKPYSCNTCEKRFSQVGALQTHMRVHTGEKPYNCKTCGTDFMRRHQLKTHMRTHTVGKDSVRCQT; encoded by the coding sequence AGCTCCCACAGCAACATGTctgtaaggaggaggaggttctcgctgaccagcagctctgtaaCCAGGAGAGGAACTCCAGTCTGGACCAAGAGGACCCAGAACCTCCAcagattaaagaggaacaggaggaactctGCACCAGTCTGGAGGGAGAGCAGCTGGTGCTGAAGCAGGAGGAAAGTGACTACAGTGAAGATCAGACTCTGGACTGGAGTCCTGATGAAACTCAGAGtgcagcagagaaagagcaTGTTGTCAGCATGTCAGTTAAAAGCTCTGTGGTACCAAACAGTGATGACCGGCTCCTCTCTCACATCTCTCATGTAGCTGAGAGCCAAGGTCACAAAAGAGGCAAAGGAGTAGACTCAGGATCAACAAGAAATCTAGAGACAAAACCACAGAAGAGACatcataaaagtaaaagtcacaGTGACAATGTATGTAACACTACCATGTCGAAGATTCAGCTGGATACCCAGACAGGTAAAAAGGTTTTGAAGTGTGACACTTGTGGAAAAGCTTTTAAGTATGTTTCCCAATTGAATAGACATCATagagtccacacaggtgagaagccgtattCATGTAACTCTTGTGAAAGAAGATTCTCATTGGCGGGTGCATTAAAAGTGCATATgagagtccacacaggtgagaagccgtacccCTGTAACACTTGCGGGAAAAGATTTAGTCAAAttacaaaagtgaaaaagcacatgaaaacacacacaagggaGAAGCCATACCCATGTAACATctgtgagaaaagattctctcACCTGGGCATATTAAAAGTGCATATGAGAGTCCatacaggtgagaagccgtacccctgtaacacttgtgagaaaagattctctcATCTCTGTGCATTACACAACCATATGAGAATCCACACGGGTGAGAAGCCGTAcccatgtaacacttgtgagaaaagcTTCTCTCAGCTGGGCgcattaaaagtacataagagaatccacacaggtgagaagccgtacccatgtaacacttgtgagaaacGATTCGCCGATCTGAGCGCATGGAAACGGCATATGAGAATCCACACTGGTGAAAAGCCATAcccatgtaacacttgtgagaaaaaaTTCTCTCATATGTGTGCATTACAGAAGCAtatgagaatccacacaggtgagaggcCGTACCCATGTAAtacttgtgagaaaagattctctGAGCTGGGCGCATTGAAAGTGCATATgagagtccacacaggtgagaagccgtatcCATGTAACATTTGTGACAAAAGATTCTCTCAGCTGGTTGTATTACAAACACAtatgagaatccacacaggtgagaagccgtactcatgtaacacttgtgagaaaagattctctcAGGTGGGTGCGTTACAAACGCATATgagagtccacacaggtgagaagccgtacaaTTGCAAAACTTGTGGAACAGATTTCATGCGTAGACATCAGTTAAAGACCCACATGAGAACGCACACAGTAGGAAAAGATTCTGTCAGATGCCAGACTTGA
- the LOC122999833 gene encoding zinc finger protein 883-like isoform X12 — MSSVECLRELMNERLTAAAEEIFGVFQKTIVEYEEEIDRQRRLLAIVWKPEIKLYRTELPQQHVCKEEEVLADQQLCNQERNSSLDQEDPEPPQIKEEQEELCTSLEGEQLVLKQEESDYSEDQTLDWSPDETQSAAEKEHVVSMSVKSSVVPNSDDRLLSHISHVAESQGHKRGKGVDSGSTRNLETKPQKRHHKSKSHSDNVCNTTMSKIQLDTQTGKKVLKCDTCGKAFKYVSQLNRHHRVHTGEKPYSCNSCERRFSLAGALKVHMRVHTGEKPYPCNTCGKRFSQITKVKKHMKTHTREKPYPCNICEKRFSHLGILKVHMRVHTGEKPYPCNTCEKRFSHLCALHNHMRIHTGEKPYPCNTCEKSFSQLGALKVHKRIHTGEKPYPCNTCEKRFADLSAWKRHMRIHTGEKPYPCNTCEKKFSHMCALQKHMRIHTGERPYPCNTCEKRFSELGALKVHMRVHTGEKPYPCNICDKRFSQLVVLQTHMRIHTGEKPYSCNTCEKRFSQVGALQTHMRVHTGEKPYNCKTCGTDFMRRHQLKTHMRTHTVGKDSVRCQT, encoded by the coding sequence AGCTCCCACAGCAACATGTctgtaaggaggaggaggttctcgctgaccagcagctctgtaaCCAGGAGAGGAACTCCAGTCTGGACCAAGAGGACCCAGAACCTCCAcagattaaagaggaacaggaggaactctGCACCAGTCTGGAGGGAGAGCAGCTGGTGCTGAAGCAGGAGGAAAGTGACTACAGTGAAGATCAGACTCTGGACTGGAGTCCTGATGAAACTCAGAGtgcagcagagaaagagcaTGTTGTCAGCATGTCAGTTAAAAGCTCTGTGGTACCAAACAGTGATGACCGGCTCCTCTCTCACATCTCTCATGTAGCTGAGAGCCAAGGTCACAAAAGAGGCAAAGGAGTAGACTCAGGATCAACAAGAAATCTAGAGACAAAACCACAGAAGAGACatcataaaagtaaaagtcacaGTGACAATGTATGTAACACTACCATGTCGAAGATTCAGCTGGATACCCAGACAGGTAAAAAGGTTTTGAAGTGTGACACTTGTGGAAAAGCTTTTAAGTATGTTTCCCAATTGAATAGACATCATagagtccacacaggtgagaagccgtattCATGTAACTCTTGTGAAAGAAGATTCTCATTGGCGGGTGCATTAAAAGTGCATATgagagtccacacaggtgagaagccgtacccCTGTAACACTTGCGGGAAAAGATTTAGTCAAAttacaaaagtgaaaaagcacatgaaaacacacacaagggaGAAGCCATACCCATGTAACATctgtgagaaaagattctctcACCTGGGCATATTAAAAGTGCATATGAGAGTCCatacaggtgagaagccgtacccctgtaacacttgtgagaaaagattctctcATCTCTGTGCATTACACAACCATATGAGAATCCACACGGGTGAGAAGCCGTAcccatgtaacacttgtgagaaaagcTTCTCTCAGCTGGGCgcattaaaagtacataagagaatccacacaggtgagaagccgtacccatgtaacacttgtgagaaacGATTCGCCGATCTGAGCGCATGGAAACGGCATATGAGAATCCACACTGGTGAAAAGCCATAcccatgtaacacttgtgagaaaaaaTTCTCTCATATGTGTGCATTACAGAAGCAtatgagaatccacacaggtgagaggcCGTACCCATGTAAtacttgtgagaaaagattctctGAGCTGGGCGCATTGAAAGTGCATATgagagtccacacaggtgagaagccgtatcCATGTAACATTTGTGACAAAAGATTCTCTCAGCTGGTTGTATTACAAACACAtatgagaatccacacaggtgagaagccgtactcatgtaacacttgtgagaaaagattctctcAGGTGGGTGCGTTACAAACGCATATgagagtccacacaggtgagaagccgtacaaTTGCAAAACTTGTGGAACAGATTTCATGCGTAGACATCAGTTAAAGACCCACATGAGAACGCACACAGTAGGAAAAGATTCTGTCAGATGCCAGACTTGA
- the LOC122999833 gene encoding zinc finger protein 883-like isoform X15: protein MSSVECLREFMSERLTSAAEEIFRVFQRTIVDYEVEIDRQRRLLDIVWKPEIKLHRTELPQQHVCKEEEVLADQQLCNQERNSSLDQEDPEPPQIKEEQEELCTSLEGEQLVLKQEESDYSEDQTLDWSPDETQSAAEKEHVVSMSVKSSVVPNSDDRLLSHISHVAESQGHKRGKGVDSGSTRNLETKPQKRHHKSKSHSDNVCNTTMSKIQLDTQTGKKVLKCDTCGKAFKYVSQLNRHHRVHTGEKPYSCNSCERRFSLAGALKVHMRVHTGEKPYPCNTCGKRFSQITKVKKHMKTHTREKPYPCNICEKRFSHLGILKVHMRVHTGEKPYPCNTCEKRFSHLCALHNHMRIHTGEKPYPCNTCEKSFSQLGALKVHKRIHTGEKPYPCNTCEKRFADLSAWKRHMRIHTGEKPYPCNTCEKKFSHMCALQKHMRIHTGERPYPCNTCEKRFSELGALKVHMRVHTGEKPYPCNICDKRFSQLVVLQTHMRIHTGEKPYSCNTCEKRFSQVGALQTHMRVHTGEKPYNCKTCGTDFMRRHQLKTHMRTHTVGKDSVRCQT from the coding sequence AGCTCCCACAGCAACATGTctgtaaggaggaggaggttctcgctgaccagcagctctgtaaCCAGGAGAGGAACTCCAGTCTGGACCAAGAGGACCCAGAACCTCCAcagattaaagaggaacaggaggaactctGCACCAGTCTGGAGGGAGAGCAGCTGGTGCTGAAGCAGGAGGAAAGTGACTACAGTGAAGATCAGACTCTGGACTGGAGTCCTGATGAAACTCAGAGtgcagcagagaaagagcaTGTTGTCAGCATGTCAGTTAAAAGCTCTGTGGTACCAAACAGTGATGACCGGCTCCTCTCTCACATCTCTCATGTAGCTGAGAGCCAAGGTCACAAAAGAGGCAAAGGAGTAGACTCAGGATCAACAAGAAATCTAGAGACAAAACCACAGAAGAGACatcataaaagtaaaagtcacaGTGACAATGTATGTAACACTACCATGTCGAAGATTCAGCTGGATACCCAGACAGGTAAAAAGGTTTTGAAGTGTGACACTTGTGGAAAAGCTTTTAAGTATGTTTCCCAATTGAATAGACATCATagagtccacacaggtgagaagccgtattCATGTAACTCTTGTGAAAGAAGATTCTCATTGGCGGGTGCATTAAAAGTGCATATgagagtccacacaggtgagaagccgtacccCTGTAACACTTGCGGGAAAAGATTTAGTCAAAttacaaaagtgaaaaagcacatgaaaacacacacaagggaGAAGCCATACCCATGTAACATctgtgagaaaagattctctcACCTGGGCATATTAAAAGTGCATATGAGAGTCCatacaggtgagaagccgtacccctgtaacacttgtgagaaaagattctctcATCTCTGTGCATTACACAACCATATGAGAATCCACACGGGTGAGAAGCCGTAcccatgtaacacttgtgagaaaagcTTCTCTCAGCTGGGCgcattaaaagtacataagagaatccacacaggtgagaagccgtacccatgtaacacttgtgagaaacGATTCGCCGATCTGAGCGCATGGAAACGGCATATGAGAATCCACACTGGTGAAAAGCCATAcccatgtaacacttgtgagaaaaaaTTCTCTCATATGTGTGCATTACAGAAGCAtatgagaatccacacaggtgagaggcCGTACCCATGTAAtacttgtgagaaaagattctctGAGCTGGGCGCATTGAAAGTGCATATgagagtccacacaggtgagaagccgtatcCATGTAACATTTGTGACAAAAGATTCTCTCAGCTGGTTGTATTACAAACACAtatgagaatccacacaggtgagaagccgtactcatgtaacacttgtgagaaaagattctctcAGGTGGGTGCGTTACAAACGCATATgagagtccacacaggtgagaagccgtacaaTTGCAAAACTTGTGGAACAGATTTCATGCGTAGACATCAGTTAAAGACCCACATGAGAACGCACACAGTAGGAAAAGATTCTGTCAGATGCCAGACTTGA